Sequence from the Longimicrobium sp. genome:
CCGGCCACCAGACATGGAGAGTAGATCCTTCGGTCGCGTCCAACCTCTGGAGCGGAGGAAAGTCTCGTGAGGACGCTCCCTCAGGATGACTTCTTCCTGTGTTGCAGGTGTCGCGAAGAATGCACAGCCGATTCCGGGAGATGGTATGAGACTTTTTCAGGACGGATGCCCGAGCGATGCCCGCTCCCGCGTCACCGCGGAAGGATCGCGGCCGGGGCCATCCGGGGCGGGGGGCCGGGCGGGCGCCGCGCCCCGGGCGTGGCAAGCAGCTCGTTGGGGTCGTCGGCCACGTGCTCCACGCGGTAGCCGTGCCCGCGCAGGAGGTCCAGGCACTCGGCCTGGACCTCCCTGCCGTGGGTGGCCAGGAAGAGCGTGGGACGCGACTCGCGCAGGAGCTCCGCGGCGCCCCGCAGCACCTCGGCCTCGGCGCCCTCCACGTCGATCTTGATGTAGTCCGGCGGAGGGATCGTCCCCTGCCGCACCAGGTCGTCCAGGCGCACCGACCGGACGGTGAGCGCCCCCTCCTCCGCCACGTGCCCCTGGAACCCCTTGGGGTTGGCGGGCTCCGGGTCGAAGTGGATCTCCCCCGCCGAGTTCGAGACGGCGGCCTCGACCACGGTGACGTTGCCGATCCGGTTCTGGCGGAGGTGGTCGCGCAGGTAGCGCAGGTTCCGCGGCGCGGGCTCGAAGGCCACCACCCTCCCCCCCGGCCCGGCGAGCCGGGAGAAGAGCAGGGTGAAGAAGCCGACGTGCGCCCCCAGGTCGTAGACCACGGAGCCGGGGCGCACGATCTCGCGCACGAGCACCTGCTTGTGCTGCTCGTAGCGGCCGAGCCAGCAGCCGTGGTCGCCCGAGCCCACCGTCCACCGCATCCCGCGCAGGGGTCCCTGCAGGATCGGGACGACCGCCCGCGAGGGGAGGAGCTTCAACGGAAGCCGGAGCAGCCGCCCGCCGACGCTCCGGTAGGGGATCCTGGTAAAGTTCACGTCCGCAAAACCTGTCTCGTCTCGGTACGGCGTCTCCGGCGTGTGCGGCCGCACGGTGCGGCGGGCCCGCCGCGGCCCGCGGCTACGGCGCCGCCGGCTCCGGCGCGATGGTGATCACCCTCCCCTCGTCGACCGCGAAGGCCGGGAGCGGCACCCTGACCACGGAGTCGGCCACGGCGGTCACCACGGTGTCGGCGAGCACGGGGAGCGCCAGGAGCGGCTGCGGGCCCGTGGAGGGGATCTGGCTGACCCGGACGCGGAACTGCCCGGTCCCCCCGGACGGCGCCAGCATCCGCAGGTTGGCCAGCTCCAGCGTGACGTCCAGCGGGGGCGAGTTGGCGCGCAGGCCGAAGTGCGAGACGACCACCCGGGCGGGGACGCCGTCGGAGCCCCGGCTGGCGAACGTCACCAGGCGGGGGTCGTTCGTCTCGCTGGTGATGCGGGCGTCGAGCGTGGACGCGTACGCCTGGTGCGCCCACCACACGGCCCGCGGCTCTCCCGCGGGGGTCAGCAGGTTGCTGAGCGTGTTGTCCCAGCACGGCAGCCAGCAGGCGCGCGCGGCCGCGTCCGCCCCCCCCGCCTCCAGGAAGTAGAAGGACGCCAGCACGGTGCTGGGCTGGTACTGCGCGTCGACCGAGCCCACCTCCTGCACCTGGATCTCGCTCAGCCCCATCGCCCGGTAGGCGGAGTTGTTGAGGAACTCGCGCCGGGCCGTCTGCAGGTGGCTCTGGATGGCGGGGAGCTCGCCGTCGGCGAGGAACTCGTGCCACGACAGGACGTCCACCCTGCCGCCCCGCTGGCGGATGTTGCGCAGGAAGTCGCGGATCTTGGACTCGCCGAAGTGCGCGTAGCCGGGGCCGGACACCACCGCGCCGGGCCCGAGCTCCTCGCGCAGCACGCGCTCGGCCCGGCGGAACGTCTCGTAGAACTGCGCCTC
This genomic interval carries:
- a CDS encoding FkbM family methyltransferase, with product MNFTRIPYRSVGGRLLRLPLKLLPSRAVVPILQGPLRGMRWTVGSGDHGCWLGRYEQHKQVLVREIVRPGSVVYDLGAHVGFFTLLFSRLAGPGGRVVAFEPAPRNLRYLRDHLRQNRIGNVTVVEAAVSNSAGEIHFDPEPANPKGFQGHVAEEGALTVRSVRLDDLVRQGTIPPPDYIKIDVEGAEAEVLRGAAELLRESRPTLFLATHGREVQAECLDLLRGHGYRVEHVADDPNELLATPGARRPPGPPPRMAPAAILPR